One part of the Truepera radiovictrix DSM 17093 genome encodes these proteins:
- a CDS encoding sulfatase — MRLLYIDIDSLRPEHLGCYGYLRPTSPVIDQLAAQGVRFSNFFASDTPCVPSRAALLSARPGIHNGVVAHETTPVGSTLRYGLAERYGGAPLLTHHLAAAGFYTASVSSFADRHFAGWFHLGFREFRLPSLKGGNEDAPEVNATALPWLERHARSDRWFLHLNYWDPHTLYTEPLSYFREMARYPAPAWPDAETLRAQGALTGIRTPRTLWGSSRHEGFGRSRVPTMPDRIAHRRDFEHLISGYDGAIRYLDEQLGAVLAVLERQGVLDETAILISADHGEAFGELGQYMEHGAAIPAVHRVPLIVRWPGLTDRAAGSVRRELLLNTDLAPTLCEALGLQVPQGWLGRSFLPLLKGGELEHPRQEVVLTHGLHTRQRALFDGRFLYLRTYHPSYYRYEPRMLFDVACDPHLTRDLSRAEPERLAAMDARLSVWEREQVAASGRSDPLRDLQPYPPAGDMAAYLERLRREGRHEDARRLEAQSARLRTDYAPDDLSV, encoded by the coding sequence GTGCGCCTTCTGTATATCGACATCGATTCCCTGCGCCCCGAGCACCTCGGGTGCTACGGCTACCTGCGGCCGACCTCCCCGGTGATCGACCAGCTCGCCGCGCAGGGGGTGCGTTTTAGCAACTTTTTCGCCTCCGACACCCCTTGCGTGCCGAGCCGCGCGGCCCTTTTAAGCGCCCGCCCGGGGATCCACAACGGAGTCGTCGCACACGAGACGACCCCCGTCGGGAGCACGCTGCGCTACGGGCTCGCGGAACGCTACGGTGGGGCGCCCCTGTTAACCCACCACCTGGCCGCGGCGGGGTTTTATACGGCGAGCGTGTCGAGCTTCGCCGACCGGCACTTCGCCGGCTGGTTTCACCTCGGCTTCCGCGAGTTTCGTCTCCCCAGCCTCAAGGGGGGCAACGAGGACGCCCCCGAGGTGAACGCGACGGCGCTCCCTTGGCTCGAGCGCCACGCCCGCAGCGACCGCTGGTTTTTGCACCTCAACTACTGGGACCCGCACACCCTCTACACCGAACCCTTGAGCTACTTTCGGGAGATGGCGCGCTACCCCGCCCCCGCTTGGCCGGACGCCGAGACGCTGCGGGCGCAGGGGGCGCTTACGGGGATCCGCACGCCGCGGACGCTGTGGGGGAGTAGCCGCCACGAAGGCTTCGGCCGTTCGCGCGTACCGACCATGCCCGACCGCATCGCCCACAGGCGCGACTTCGAGCACCTCATCTCGGGCTACGACGGCGCCATCCGCTACCTCGACGAACAGCTGGGGGCGGTTCTGGCGGTTTTGGAGCGCCAGGGCGTGCTCGACGAGACGGCGATCCTCATCTCCGCCGATCACGGCGAGGCGTTTGGCGAGCTCGGGCAGTACATGGAGCACGGCGCGGCCATTCCGGCGGTGCACCGCGTGCCGCTCATCGTCCGCTGGCCCGGCCTCACCGACCGCGCTGCGGGGAGCGTGCGCCGCGAGCTGCTGCTCAACACCGACCTCGCGCCGACGCTCTGCGAAGCGCTCGGCCTTCAGGTGCCCCAGGGGTGGCTCGGGAGGAGTTTTTTGCCCCTGCTCAAGGGCGGCGAGCTCGAACACCCGCGCCAGGAGGTCGTCCTGACCCACGGGCTGCACACGCGGCAGCGCGCCCTTTTCGATGGGCGCTTTCTCTACCTGCGGACCTACCACCCGAGCTACTACCGCTACGAACCGCGGATGCTCTTCGACGTCGCGTGCGACCCGCACTTGACGCGCGACCTAAGCCGCGCCGAGCCGGAGCGCCTAGCGGCGATGGACGCGCGGCTAAGCGTTTGGGAGCGCGAGCAGGTCGCCGCGAGCGGGCGCAGCGACCCGCTGCGCGACCTGCAACCCTACCCCCCCGCGGGGGACATGGCGGCTTACCTCGAGCGGCTGCGGCGCGAGGGGCGGCACGAGGACGCCCGGCGCCTCGAGGCCCAGAGCGCGCGCCTTAGGACCGACTACGCCCCCGACGACCTGAGCGTGTAG
- a CDS encoding helix-turn-helix domain-containing protein has protein sequence MTTATVVSAWEAFQAATGGIKRPETEADYETLRELLNDLTNRYNCNVEPYGSLFDLIATYMHDWELAHEPELKNLVATPQEMLAILMREHGVTQYQLDKEGVVNQGTLSRILKGERGISKALAKKLAERFGVKVELFI, from the coding sequence ATGACCACTGCAACCGTCGTGAGCGCCTGGGAAGCTTTTCAGGCCGCCACGGGGGGGATCAAGCGCCCCGAGACTGAGGCCGATTACGAAACGCTGCGCGAGCTGCTCAACGATCTCACCAACCGCTACAACTGCAATGTTGAACCCTACGGCTCGCTTTTTGATCTCATCGCCACGTACATGCACGATTGGGAGCTGGCGCATGAGCCGGAGCTGAAGAACCTTGTGGCGACCCCTCAGGAAATGCTGGCTATCCTCATGCGCGAGCACGGTGTTACTCAATACCAGCTCGACAAGGAGGGCGTGGTCAATCAGGGCACCTTGAGCCGGATTCTCAAGGGTGAGCGTGGCATCAGCAAGGCACTCGCCAAAAAGTTGGCTGAGCGCTTCGGGGTCAAGGTCGAGCTATTCATCTAA
- a CDS encoding type II toxin-antitoxin system HigB family toxin — MLRYVIQQLYERHCPRTLRTFWERHPHAEAPLREWLKAVQSASYANFSELRAVWRAADYIASDELTIFNISGNKYRLITFVRYSAQTIFIKRVMTHAEYDRWNAQGRPV; from the coding sequence ATACTGCGTTACGTCATACAACAGCTTTATGAACGTCATTGCCCCCGCACCCTGCGCACCTTCTGGGAGCGTCATCCACACGCCGAGGCGCCGCTGCGGGAGTGGTTGAAGGCCGTTCAGAGTGCCAGCTACGCGAACTTTTCCGAGCTACGCGCCGTATGGCGTGCCGCTGACTACATTGCTAGTGACGAGCTCACCATCTTCAACATTAGCGGCAACAAGTACCGTCTCATCACCTTCGTGCGCTACAGCGCCCAAACCATCTTCATCAAGCGCGTGATGACGCACGCCGAATACGACCGGTGGAATGCCCAAGGGAGGCCCGTATGA
- a CDS encoding tetratricopeptide repeat protein — protein MQPGPLLTLLGAPALWWQGQEVVLQPKQLALLIYVALEGPCPRADLTELLWGPGRGANLRTALYKLRGLPGAEGWLRDGDLVGVAVATDVAALERACREGRFADALSHLARGETFALGLLAPSAAFEEWLEERRRETSELVRETLRGAAQENRERGAYAQAKAYAERLLARDPLDEASYRLLMRLEHESGDPEAVRSTFERLRTALAEVGGEPAPETLKLRGQLLGADGAGAQGTLLRPGDRVPGRAAGLVGRAELLERLSDAVRTGPTLLHGFGGVGKTALAAEFAAVQLESGPVLWLQAGRSDAPELVDALQRALGLQGNPSASALGAALARERVSLLVVDDVWNGDAVRALRGLLPETLPLLSTSRGRVAGFKRLEVGVLARPDARALLTEVAGVPLPEAEADQICHVLGDHPFALRLAGTQLQKLSVSQLLARLANAPHTLHAPRSWDESESISALLSSSLEGLTDDAYEAFLAVGALASGSVTPELLAHLLRRDTETAEAALAELHAQALAERVARPGSDTVRYALHDLSYSFARQNRALRPQTVVRACSRFVAEHARAFELLDAEIGNLIGALEVAYALGYRAALVDLTANLVVGDAYFSARGHSPRSLKLLEVAVSWAKELGQLERAHHLAGRLGDAHREQYHQFEKALEAYQEGARLARLIRNPSREAILTSICGIAHHYLGQPSDVAFERAYQLAEQANDGLALGQVLQHRGYVAWTSQDWKAMERFNQEALQVARSLHQVRHIDQSRVDYNLFSALLNLGEAKRKLGSFEEAVALRLEALQIANTRQNQLWQAHALQELGEMYSDEQRSVEARSYLLEALALYEANDVQARIQQVQKMLGSLELMELTSS, from the coding sequence GTGCAACCGGGGCCGCTGCTCACGCTGCTGGGGGCTCCTGCGCTATGGTGGCAGGGGCAAGAGGTGGTGCTGCAGCCCAAACAGCTGGCGCTACTCATCTACGTGGCGCTCGAGGGTCCCTGCCCCCGCGCCGACCTCACCGAACTCCTCTGGGGGCCGGGCCGGGGCGCGAACTTGCGCACCGCGCTCTACAAGCTGCGGGGGCTGCCGGGGGCCGAGGGGTGGCTGCGCGACGGCGACCTCGTGGGGGTGGCGGTGGCGACCGACGTGGCGGCGCTCGAGCGGGCCTGCCGTGAGGGGCGCTTCGCCGACGCGCTGAGCCACCTCGCGCGCGGCGAGACCTTTGCGCTCGGGCTCCTGGCCCCGTCGGCGGCGTTCGAGGAGTGGCTCGAGGAGCGCCGCCGCGAGACCTCCGAGCTCGTGCGCGAGACCCTGCGCGGCGCCGCCCAGGAGAACCGCGAGCGGGGCGCGTACGCGCAGGCCAAAGCCTATGCCGAGCGCCTGCTAGCACGCGACCCCCTGGACGAGGCCAGCTATCGCCTGCTCATGCGTCTAGAGCACGAGAGCGGCGACCCCGAGGCGGTGCGGAGCACCTTCGAGCGCCTCCGGACGGCGCTCGCCGAAGTGGGCGGCGAACCGGCGCCCGAGACGCTCAAGCTGCGCGGGCAGCTCCTCGGCGCCGACGGGGCCGGAGCGCAGGGCACCCTGCTGCGCCCCGGCGACCGCGTACCGGGGCGCGCGGCGGGGCTCGTCGGACGCGCCGAGCTGCTAGAACGCCTCAGCGACGCCGTTCGCACCGGGCCGACGCTGCTGCACGGCTTCGGCGGCGTCGGCAAGACGGCGCTGGCCGCCGAGTTCGCTGCGGTGCAGTTGGAGAGCGGCCCGGTGCTCTGGCTGCAGGCGGGCCGCAGCGACGCCCCCGAACTCGTGGACGCGTTGCAGCGCGCGCTCGGTCTCCAGGGGAACCCCAGCGCGTCCGCCCTAGGTGCAGCGCTGGCGCGCGAACGAGTCTCGCTGTTAGTCGTAGACGACGTCTGGAACGGCGACGCGGTGCGCGCGCTGCGCGGGCTCCTGCCGGAGACGCTGCCGCTCCTCTCGACCTCGAGGGGCCGGGTGGCGGGCTTCAAGCGGCTCGAGGTCGGCGTGCTGGCGCGCCCCGACGCGCGCGCCCTCCTCACAGAAGTTGCCGGTGTGCCGCTGCCCGAGGCCGAAGCGGACCAAATCTGTCACGTCCTGGGCGACCACCCCTTCGCGCTCCGCCTCGCCGGGACGCAGCTCCAAAAGCTCAGCGTGTCGCAGCTTCTAGCGCGTCTCGCCAACGCACCCCACACGCTCCACGCACCGAGGAGCTGGGACGAGAGTGAGAGCATCAGCGCCCTCTTAAGCTCGAGCCTGGAGGGCCTCACCGACGACGCCTACGAGGCATTCTTGGCCGTCGGCGCCCTCGCCTCCGGCTCCGTCACCCCCGAACTGCTCGCCCACCTCCTGCGCCGGGACACCGAGACCGCCGAGGCGGCGCTCGCCGAGCTGCACGCCCAAGCCCTCGCCGAACGCGTCGCCCGCCCCGGCAGCGACACCGTGCGCTACGCGCTGCACGACCTCTCCTATAGCTTCGCACGGCAGAACCGGGCGCTGCGCCCGCAAACCGTGGTGCGCGCGTGCAGCCGCTTCGTCGCCGAGCACGCGCGCGCCTTTGAGCTCTTAGACGCCGAGATCGGCAACCTCATCGGCGCGCTCGAGGTCGCCTACGCGCTGGGCTACCGCGCCGCTTTGGTCGACCTGACCGCCAACCTCGTCGTGGGCGACGCCTACTTCTCCGCCCGCGGCCACTCGCCGCGCTCGCTCAAGCTCTTGGAGGTGGCCGTGAGTTGGGCGAAGGAGTTGGGGCAGCTCGAGCGCGCCCACCACCTAGCGGGCCGTTTAGGAGACGCGCACCGCGAGCAGTACCACCAGTTTGAGAAGGCGCTGGAGGCATATCAGGAGGGCGCGAGGCTAGCGCGGCTTATCCGAAATCCTTCTAGAGAAGCAATTCTTACCAGCATCTGCGGCATAGCACATCACTATTTAGGACAACCTTCAGATGTGGCATTTGAACGCGCCTATCAACTTGCTGAGCAAGCGAACGATGGACTTGCATTAGGTCAAGTTTTACAACATCGTGGGTATGTCGCTTGGACCAGTCAGGATTGGAAAGCGATGGAACGCTTCAATCAGGAAGCGCTTCAAGTAGCACGCTCCTTACACCAAGTGCGTCACATTGACCAATCACGTGTGGACTACAACCTTTTCTCTGCACTTCTCAACCTCGGTGAAGCTAAGCGAAAGCTTGGTAGTTTTGAGGAGGCAGTCGCACTCAGACTTGAAGCATTGCAAATTGCCAACACACGTCAAAACCAACTCTGGCAAGCTCACGCCCTCCAAGAGCTAGGCGAGATGTATAGCGACGAACAGCGCTCTGTAGAAGCGCGAAGTTACCTACTCGAGGCTCTAGCACTCTACGAAGCCAACGATGTACAAGCAAGAATTCAGCAAGTTCAAAAGATGCTAGGAAGCCTCGAGCTAATGGAGCTTACGTCAAGCTAG
- a CDS encoding DUF6345 domain-containing protein, giving the protein MNARIGYRQRTLVPLTLLALAACTNTPPTELAAQNTRELPVFVLQDSGVGAEQVQRLLEGVGVTAKISQADPSAPISYLDKARFMAVPSRTVARGTSKEGEGPVIRQVLDLEALKRRRPLPAQDALGRALEALRGAGMLPDTVSKYVRAEPRAEYSTFEATDRKGNVLARVNLDTHVLFDLRLSVADGVRLTGPGAKVKLVFGPSGRATQLYYGLYGLEEAGSVAVLGAQDAQEACAKALSRGAQVNPERVTTELLYYVPNAQGKLGSVKVTPSYLCESRVTLGDRTLDSRSVLIDAATGKPRFNARPAPGRPAPQIAQNTPSQNTLEPQRLGRVDAGTEYVGVSQGLGGSQANAGGFTNTMNARGVPVQFHWGDFSAWESDFKDPSRGGNDRAYVDDVDITFYTGHADGNGFTFPGANDDGFLEYTDAVWGERDLEWLVIAACGPLQETEGGLSHVQRWGPAFRGLHQMLAYATVSFDNTSEGRILAENLLGIRILWFDLGAKMVRQAWVEAATQTQPSSVTWAIMGPFGPGYTHNYNDFFWGKGSTSGDIGSPIGFWRVSGPS; this is encoded by the coding sequence ATGAACGCTCGAATAGGCTACAGGCAAAGAACGCTCGTCCCCCTCACGCTGCTGGCACTTGCTGCCTGCACGAACACCCCACCGACCGAGTTGGCGGCGCAGAACACCCGCGAACTGCCCGTCTTCGTCCTGCAAGACAGCGGCGTCGGCGCCGAGCAGGTGCAGCGGCTTTTGGAGGGCGTGGGCGTCACCGCGAAGATTAGCCAGGCCGACCCGTCGGCCCCCATCTCGTACCTCGACAAGGCGCGCTTTATGGCAGTGCCGAGCCGGACCGTCGCGCGGGGGACCTCGAAGGAGGGTGAGGGGCCCGTGATCCGGCAGGTGCTCGACTTGGAGGCGCTCAAGAGGCGGCGCCCGCTGCCCGCGCAGGACGCGCTCGGGCGGGCGTTGGAGGCGCTACGGGGTGCGGGGATGTTGCCGGACACCGTCTCCAAATACGTGCGCGCCGAACCGCGCGCCGAGTACAGCACCTTCGAGGCCACCGACCGCAAGGGCAACGTGCTGGCGCGGGTGAACCTGGACACGCACGTGCTGTTCGACCTGCGCCTGTCGGTCGCCGACGGCGTGCGCCTCACGGGGCCGGGCGCCAAGGTCAAGCTGGTCTTCGGCCCCTCGGGTCGCGCCACGCAGCTCTACTACGGGCTCTACGGTCTGGAGGAGGCGGGCAGCGTCGCCGTGTTGGGGGCCCAAGACGCGCAGGAGGCGTGCGCGAAGGCGCTCTCGAGGGGCGCTCAGGTGAACCCCGAACGGGTCACGACCGAACTGCTCTACTACGTCCCCAACGCGCAGGGCAAGTTAGGCAGCGTCAAGGTGACGCCCTCGTACCTGTGCGAGAGCCGCGTGACGCTCGGGGACCGGACGCTGGACTCGAGGAGCGTGTTGATCGACGCGGCGACCGGCAAGCCGCGCTTTAACGCCCGCCCGGCGCCCGGACGGCCTGCGCCACAGATCGCCCAGAACACCCCCTCGCAGAACACCCTCGAGCCGCAGCGCTTGGGCCGCGTGGACGCGGGCACCGAATACGTGGGCGTCTCGCAGGGGCTCGGCGGGTCGCAGGCGAACGCGGGCGGCTTTACGAACACCATGAACGCCCGGGGCGTGCCCGTGCAGTTTCACTGGGGCGACTTCAGCGCGTGGGAAAGCGACTTCAAGGACCCGAGCCGGGGTGGCAATGACCGCGCTTACGTGGACGACGTGGACATCACCTTTTACACCGGGCACGCCGACGGCAACGGCTTCACCTTCCCCGGCGCCAACGACGACGGCTTTTTGGAATACACCGACGCGGTGTGGGGCGAGCGCGACCTCGAGTGGCTGGTGATCGCGGCGTGCGGCCCCTTGCAAGAGACCGAGGGTGGGCTTTCCCACGTGCAGCGTTGGGGACCCGCCTTTAGAGGGCTGCACCAGATGCTCGCCTACGCCACCGTGAGCTTCGACAACACCTCCGAAGGGCGCATCCTGGCCGAAAACCTGCTCGGTATCCGCATCCTCTGGTTCGACCTAGGCGCCAAGATGGTCCGCCAAGCCTGGGTGGAGGCCGCCACGCAGACCCAGCCCAGCAGCGTGACCTGGGCCATCATGGGTCCCTTCGGCCCCGGCTACACCCACAACTACAACGACTTCTTCTGGGGCAAGGGCAGCACGAGCGGCGACATCGGCAGCCCCATCGGGTTCTGGCGTGTGTCCGGTCCCTCGTAA
- a CDS encoding SBBP repeat-containing protein, whose product MLRKSLLRFSLLTLLAACSQAPTLEADAPLEPLTLGTTGFDALRGLAPYSSGVYAVGDTGGDLHGAPKGNGDVFIRKVDREGAVVWGRQFGTPEYDTAEGVASDALGNAYVAGMTYGSLAGSRGASDLFVRKYSPSGAVVWTRQFGTGDYDYVGDIAVYGSSVYVVGFTQGNLAGSQGGWDAFIRKYTDSGSVVWTKQFGTGAEDFAKDVAVDGLGNVYVVGYTYGTLAGTHGGDADMFIRKYSASGAVQWTRQRHYNDEDTGVAVATSGSHVYLVGGYNKSSDPFNPDPNVRVVKFSASGSTVWDKGYGPPGVDYVYDVSADPKGNFYLAGETYTSFSGVNKGGADGYVRQYTPAGSVVWSRQLGTPEYDATYAVLARTSSELYLAGTTYGTLGSSYSGNGDAYLRRTNAGTGSTVWTDQ is encoded by the coding sequence ATGCTCCGCAAATCCCTCTTACGCTTCTCCCTCCTCACCCTCCTCGCCGCCTGCAGCCAGGCCCCGACCCTGGAGGCCGACGCGCCCCTCGAGCCCCTCACCCTCGGCACCACCGGCTTCGACGCCCTTAGGGGTCTGGCCCCCTACAGCTCCGGCGTCTACGCGGTCGGCGACACCGGCGGCGATCTGCACGGCGCGCCCAAGGGCAACGGCGACGTCTTTATCCGTAAAGTGGACCGCGAAGGGGCGGTGGTCTGGGGGCGGCAGTTCGGCACCCCCGAGTACGACACCGCCGAGGGCGTCGCCTCGGACGCTCTCGGCAACGCCTACGTCGCCGGGATGACCTACGGCAGCCTCGCCGGGTCGCGCGGCGCGAGCGACCTCTTCGTGCGCAAGTACAGCCCTTCCGGCGCGGTGGTCTGGACCCGTCAGTTCGGCACGGGCGACTACGACTACGTCGGCGACATCGCCGTGTACGGCTCTAGCGTCTACGTGGTCGGCTTTACGCAAGGCAACCTCGCGGGCAGCCAGGGAGGCTGGGACGCGTTCATCCGCAAGTACACCGACTCGGGTTCGGTCGTCTGGACGAAGCAGTTCGGCACCGGCGCCGAGGACTTTGCCAAGGATGTCGCCGTGGACGGCCTCGGCAACGTCTACGTGGTCGGCTACACCTACGGCACGCTCGCGGGCACGCACGGCGGCGACGCGGACATGTTCATCCGCAAATATAGCGCCTCCGGCGCCGTGCAGTGGACCCGCCAGCGCCACTACAACGACGAGGACACAGGCGTCGCGGTGGCGACGAGCGGAAGTCACGTCTACCTCGTCGGCGGCTACAACAAGAGCAGCGACCCCTTCAACCCCGACCCCAACGTACGGGTGGTCAAGTTCAGCGCCTCGGGTAGTACCGTGTGGGACAAGGGCTACGGCCCGCCCGGTGTTGACTACGTCTACGACGTCTCGGCCGATCCCAAAGGCAACTTCTACCTGGCAGGGGAGACCTACACCTCGTTTAGCGGCGTCAACAAAGGTGGGGCCGACGGCTACGTGCGGCAGTACACCCCAGCGGGTAGCGTCGTCTGGTCGCGGCAGCTCGGCACCCCCGAATACGACGCGACCTACGCCGTGCTCGCGCGTACAAGTTCAGAGCTCTACCTCGCTGGTACGACCTACGGTACATTGGGCAGCTCGTACAGCGGTAACGGCGACGCCTACTTGCGGCGCACGAACGCCGGAACGGGTAGCACGGTTTGGACCGACCAGTAG
- a CDS encoding FxLYD domain-containing protein: MRLKVIQATLQDDSYAQRLIGRVVNDDAVTRRFAQAVYVCYDDSGRLADAGSTYTDPTDLGAGQTGTFSTTIIGPRTEVASCDVIAQATNL; encoded by the coding sequence GTGCGCTTGAAAGTAATCCAAGCAACGCTTCAAGACGACTCTTATGCGCAAAGGCTCATTGGACGGGTCGTAAACGACGACGCTGTTACACGCCGATTTGCTCAAGCTGTCTACGTGTGTTACGACGATAGTGGTCGTCTTGCAGACGCGGGCTCAACCTATACTGACCCTACTGACCTAGGCGCAGGGCAAACGGGAACATTCAGCACAACGATCATAGGACCACGTACCGAGGTCGCCTCCTGTGATGTCATCGCCCAAGCGACGAACCTCTAA
- the tnpA gene encoding IS200/IS605 family transposase, with product MEYRYGSHTVFNIEYHFVWVTKYRYKVLKGDIAERVRELVRQTCEAFEIRILSGVVSSDHVHILVSAPPTMAPSEIMRRIKGRSASKLFEEYPKLKARYWGRHFWARGYFCATVGQVTEEMIKSYLEHHFEPTREDNFRTED from the coding sequence ATGGAGTATCGCTATGGCAGCCATACCGTCTTCAACATCGAGTACCACTTTGTGTGGGTCACGAAGTACCGCTACAAGGTGCTGAAAGGGGACATAGCCGAGCGTGTTAGGGAGTTGGTGCGGCAAACCTGCGAGGCGTTCGAGATACGGATTCTGAGCGGAGTGGTGAGTAGCGACCACGTGCATATTCTGGTGAGTGCGCCGCCGACAATGGCGCCGAGTGAGATCATGCGGCGGATCAAAGGGCGAAGTGCGAGCAAGCTATTCGAGGAGTATCCGAAGCTAAAAGCACGTTATTGGGGGCGGCACTTTTGGGCTAGAGGGTACTTCTGTGCGACGGTGGGGCAAGTCACGGAAGAGATGATCAAGAGCTACCTGGAGCATCACTTCGAGCCGACCCGAGAGGACAACTTCAGGACAGAGGACTGA
- a CDS encoding PIN domain-containing protein — MSVSPEFVDTNILLYAVDHSEPEKQARAAALLSRLWEARSGCLSVQVLQEFYVNATRKLSKPLDVPTARQAVEDYSLWVVHAPTSASVLAAIDLQAAHQLSFWDAMVLNSALELGASTLWSEDLNAGQYYGDTVVRSPFV; from the coding sequence ATGAGCGTTAGCCCCGAGTTCGTAGACACTAACATTCTGCTCTACGCGGTAGATCACAGCGAGCCGGAGAAGCAGGCGCGCGCCGCGGCGCTGCTTTCCCGACTCTGGGAGGCGCGTAGCGGTTGCTTAAGCGTGCAGGTGCTGCAAGAGTTTTACGTCAACGCGACGCGTAAGCTCTCCAAACCTCTAGACGTCCCAACAGCGCGGCAGGCGGTCGAAGATTACAGCCTCTGGGTGGTCCACGCCCCAACAAGCGCGTCGGTGCTCGCCGCTATCGATTTGCAGGCAGCACACCAACTTTCCTTTTGGGACGCGATGGTTCTAAATAGCGCGCTCGAGCTAGGCGCCAGCACGCTGTGGTCAGAGGACCTAAACGCCGGACAATACTACGGTGATACGGTGGTGCGGTCGCCTTTTGTGTGA
- a CDS encoding DUF6364 family protein: METQNVTLRIPKALLKKAKQVAAERGTSMTALVIESLTRITSGNEAYNAAWERQQALMRSGRKLRHEGEAFASRETLHER, encoded by the coding sequence ATGGAAACCCAGAACGTAACTCTTCGCATCCCCAAAGCGCTGCTGAAGAAGGCTAAGCAGGTTGCGGCGGAGCGCGGCACCAGCATGACGGCTTTGGTCATCGAGAGCCTAACCCGCATCACCAGCGGAAACGAAGCCTATAACGCCGCTTGGGAGCGGCAGCAAGCCTTGATGCGCTCCGGGAGAAAGCTGCGCCATGAGGGCGAAGCGTTCGCCTCACGCGAAACGCTGCATGAGCGTTAG
- a CDS encoding LLM class flavin-dependent oxidoreductase: MSDFLTESGTSTQAFELGLYSFADWTPDPATGDRVPPERRLRDLLEEIELADQVGLDVFGLGEHHRPEYLSSAPAVILAAAAARTKRIRLSSAVTVLSSDDPVRVFQDFATLDLLSGGRAEIIAGRGSFIESFPLFGYDLKDYDALFAEKLALLLELRRSERVTWSGQHRPPIPNLGVYPRPLQEPLPVWLAVGGTPASAVRAGTLALPLALAIIGGLPERFVSVVELYRRAAQGAGHDPARLPVSLNMHGFVADDARRAADLFFPPYAAVMDRIGRERGWSGMTRAQFDASCTLRGANVVGDPEAVTEKILFHHRLFGHQRLLLQLTVGTLPHREVLRAIELLGTKVAPVVREEIARRTPAALRG, encoded by the coding sequence ATGAGCGACTTCCTCACCGAGTCAGGCACCTCTACCCAGGCGTTTGAGCTCGGCCTCTACTCGTTCGCCGACTGGACCCCGGACCCCGCCACGGGCGACCGCGTCCCGCCCGAGAGGCGTCTGCGCGACCTGCTCGAGGAGATTGAGCTTGCCGACCAGGTGGGCCTAGACGTCTTCGGCCTCGGCGAACACCACCGCCCCGAGTACCTCTCGTCGGCGCCGGCGGTGATCTTGGCGGCGGCGGCGGCCCGCACGAAGCGCATCCGGCTCTCGAGCGCCGTGACGGTGTTAAGCTCCGACGACCCGGTGCGGGTGTTTCAAGACTTCGCCACCCTCGATCTGCTCTCGGGGGGCCGCGCGGAGATCATCGCGGGGCGTGGGTCGTTTATCGAGTCGTTTCCGCTCTTCGGCTACGACCTCAAGGACTACGACGCGCTCTTCGCCGAGAAGTTGGCGCTGCTGCTCGAGCTCCGCCGCAGCGAGCGCGTCACCTGGTCGGGGCAGCACCGCCCGCCGATACCCAACCTCGGCGTCTACCCGCGCCCCCTGCAGGAGCCCCTGCCGGTATGGCTCGCGGTCGGCGGCACCCCCGCCTCGGCGGTGCGCGCCGGGACGCTCGCGTTGCCGCTCGCTCTAGCCATCATCGGCGGGCTGCCCGAGCGCTTCGTGAGCGTCGTGGAGCTCTACCGCCGCGCCGCGCAGGGGGCGGGGCACGACCCCGCGCGGCTGCCGGTCAGCCTCAACATGCACGGCTTCGTCGCCGACGACGCGCGGCGGGCCGCCGACCTCTTCTTCCCGCCCTACGCCGCTGTGATGGACCGCATCGGCCGTGAGCGCGGTTGGTCGGGGATGACGCGCGCGCAGTTCGACGCCTCGTGTACGCTGCGCGGCGCCAACGTGGTTGGCGACCCCGAAGCGGTGACTGAAAAGATCCTCTTTCACCACCGCCTCTTCGGCCACCAACGGCTCTTGCTGCAGCTGACCGTCGGGACGCTGCCGCACCGCGAGGTGCTGCGCGCCATCGAGCTCCTAGGAACCAAGGTCGCCCCGGTCGTGCGCGAGGAGATCGCGCGGCGCACGCCCGCGGCGCTGCGGGGCTAG